One window of the Benincasa hispida cultivar B227 chromosome 3, ASM972705v1, whole genome shotgun sequence genome contains the following:
- the LOC120073047 gene encoding uncharacterized protein LOC120073047 isoform X1: MDQEVHFCQKFTNMKSHWVRVEGPFLPAPLNDSNEVEDLLVEPKSDHVLGNCLRVQDFSCDFGYGIQTNGEGGLDSNSKQGGEHELKFGDLDQLLDDANEVGEFHATNNLSSTYAEVAENSFRQNRGLQLGNSSSASKSQGPSRSDTDAFGISELSATMVMEDEFNNTPVERGLTHELSPGLRTKGRCVTLTPLEGNICDTILDNRNIHKFNTNENYIENGDLSDENVKGDIVANKLASCSRERRLRKPTRRYIEEFADSKSENNKGRRKPPTKDKYLKVTSTEESNHIRHEVQMLTPRSELHCGTSVPVQSRSQRRHPKKHVPVSGFLSEDESSATECKNVYSSTKRCKKYDRRRHQKMWSLTEVMRLVDGIAEYGTGRWTQIKKHLFASSPHRTPIDLRDKWRNLLRASCVNIQNRKGIERKQSHASRPLPKSLLQRVYELANIYPYPKERSPKSVKATTPPMHLIESNSLSFNWGRKKYE; this comes from the exons ATGGATCAAGAAGTGCATTTCTGCCAGAAGTTCACAAATATGAAATCTCATTGG GTAAGAGTGGAGGGACCTTTTCTTCCTGCACCATTAAATGATTCAAATGAAGTTGAAGATTTACTTGTGGAGCCTAAAAGCGACCATGTTTTAGGAAATTGCTTGAGAGTTCAAGATTTCTCTTGCGACTTTGGCTATGGAATACAAACAAACGGGG AAGGTGGATTGGATTCTAATAGCAAGCAGGGAGGCGAACATGAACTTAAATTTGGA GATCTTGATCAACTGCTGGATGATGCCAATGAAGTAGGGGAGTTCCATGCAACAAACAATCTGTCAAGTACAT ATGCCGAAGTTGCTGAAAATTCTTTCAGACAGAATAGAGGATTACAATTGGGAAACTCAAGTTCAGCGAGTAAATCTCAGGGACCAAGCAGGAGTGATACTGATGCTTTTGGTATATCAGAATTGTCGGCAACAATGGTAATGGAGGATGAATTCAATAATACACCTGTTGAGAGAGGTTTAACTCATGAGTTGTCCCCTGGTCTGAGGACCAAAGGTAGGTGTGTAACACTAACACCACTTGAAGGCAACATCTGTGATACAATACTTGATAATAGAAATATCCATAAGTTCAATACTAATGAAAACTATATAGAAAATGGCGATTTATCTGATGAAAATGTGAAGGGTGATATTGTGGCAAACAAACTTGCCAGTTGTTCAAGGGAGAGGAGATTGCGTAAGCCTACTCGAAGATACATTGAAGAATTTGCAGATTCAAAGTctgaaaataacaagggaagGAGAAAACCTCCTACAAAAGATAAATACCTGAAAGTGACGTCTACTGAAGAATCCAATCATATTAGACATGAGGTACAAATGTTGACGCCTAGAAGTGAATTGCATTGTGGTACGTCTGTTCCAGTGCAGTCTCGATCTCAAAGAAGACATCCAAAGAAGCACGTTCCAGTTTCA GGATTTCTATCTGAAGATGAATCTTCTGCAACTGAGTGTAAAAATGTTTATTCATCTActaaaagatgtaaaaagtaTGATAGGAGGAGGCACCAGAAGATGTGGAGCCTTACAGAAGTAATGCGATTAGTTGATGGAATCGCTGAATATGGAACTGGCCGCTGGACTCAAATAAAGAAGCACCTATTTGCATCTTCTCCTCATCGCACACCTATAGATCTCAGG GACAAATGGCGAAATCTTCTGAGAGCTAGCTGTGTTAACATACAGAACAGAAAAGGG ATTGAACGGAAGCAGTCACATGCTTCACGTCCGCTGCCAAAGTCCCTGCTCCAACGTGTTTATGAACTGGCCAATATATATCCGTACCCAAAGGAGCGCAGTCCAAAATCAGTCAAAGCAACTACACCTCCCATGCATCTTATTGAAAGTAACTCTTTGTCATTCAATTGGGGGCGGAAGAAGTATGAATGA
- the LOC120073047 gene encoding uncharacterized protein LOC120073047 isoform X3 yields the protein MDQEVHFCQKFTNMKSHWVRVEGPFLPAPLNDSNEVEDLLVEPKSDHVLGNCLRVQDFSCDFGYGIQTNGEGGLDSNSKQGGEHELKFGDLDQLLDDANEVGEFHATNNLSNAEVAENSFRQNRGLQLGNSSSASKSQGPSRSDTDAFGISELSATMVMEDEFNNTPVERGLTHELSPGLRTKGRCVTLTPLEGNICDTILDNRNIHKFNTNENYIENGDLSDENVKGDIVANKLASCSRERRLRKPTRRYIEEFADSKSENNKGRRKPPTKDKYLKVTSTEESNHIRHEVQMLTPRSELHCGTSVPVQSRSQRRHPKKHVPVSGFLSEDESSATECKNVYSSTKRCKKYDRRRHQKMWSLTEVMRLVDGIAEYGTGRWTQIKKHLFASSPHRTPIDLRDKWRNLLRASCVNIQNRKGIERKQSHASRPLPKSLLQRVYELANIYPYPKERSPKSVKATTPPMHLIESNSLSFNWGRKKYE from the exons ATGGATCAAGAAGTGCATTTCTGCCAGAAGTTCACAAATATGAAATCTCATTGG GTAAGAGTGGAGGGACCTTTTCTTCCTGCACCATTAAATGATTCAAATGAAGTTGAAGATTTACTTGTGGAGCCTAAAAGCGACCATGTTTTAGGAAATTGCTTGAGAGTTCAAGATTTCTCTTGCGACTTTGGCTATGGAATACAAACAAACGGGG AAGGTGGATTGGATTCTAATAGCAAGCAGGGAGGCGAACATGAACTTAAATTTGGA GATCTTGATCAACTGCTGGATGATGCCAATGAAGTAGGGGAGTTCCATGCAACAAACAATCTGTCAA ATGCCGAAGTTGCTGAAAATTCTTTCAGACAGAATAGAGGATTACAATTGGGAAACTCAAGTTCAGCGAGTAAATCTCAGGGACCAAGCAGGAGTGATACTGATGCTTTTGGTATATCAGAATTGTCGGCAACAATGGTAATGGAGGATGAATTCAATAATACACCTGTTGAGAGAGGTTTAACTCATGAGTTGTCCCCTGGTCTGAGGACCAAAGGTAGGTGTGTAACACTAACACCACTTGAAGGCAACATCTGTGATACAATACTTGATAATAGAAATATCCATAAGTTCAATACTAATGAAAACTATATAGAAAATGGCGATTTATCTGATGAAAATGTGAAGGGTGATATTGTGGCAAACAAACTTGCCAGTTGTTCAAGGGAGAGGAGATTGCGTAAGCCTACTCGAAGATACATTGAAGAATTTGCAGATTCAAAGTctgaaaataacaagggaagGAGAAAACCTCCTACAAAAGATAAATACCTGAAAGTGACGTCTACTGAAGAATCCAATCATATTAGACATGAGGTACAAATGTTGACGCCTAGAAGTGAATTGCATTGTGGTACGTCTGTTCCAGTGCAGTCTCGATCTCAAAGAAGACATCCAAAGAAGCACGTTCCAGTTTCA GGATTTCTATCTGAAGATGAATCTTCTGCAACTGAGTGTAAAAATGTTTATTCATCTActaaaagatgtaaaaagtaTGATAGGAGGAGGCACCAGAAGATGTGGAGCCTTACAGAAGTAATGCGATTAGTTGATGGAATCGCTGAATATGGAACTGGCCGCTGGACTCAAATAAAGAAGCACCTATTTGCATCTTCTCCTCATCGCACACCTATAGATCTCAGG GACAAATGGCGAAATCTTCTGAGAGCTAGCTGTGTTAACATACAGAACAGAAAAGGG ATTGAACGGAAGCAGTCACATGCTTCACGTCCGCTGCCAAAGTCCCTGCTCCAACGTGTTTATGAACTGGCCAATATATATCCGTACCCAAAGGAGCGCAGTCCAAAATCAGTCAAAGCAACTACACCTCCCATGCATCTTATTGAAAGTAACTCTTTGTCATTCAATTGGGGGCGGAAGAAGTATGAATGA
- the LOC120073047 gene encoding uncharacterized protein LOC120073047 isoform X5 — protein MDQEVHFCQKFTNMKSHWDLDQLLDDANEVGEFHATNNLSSTYAEVAENSFRQNRGLQLGNSSSASKSQGPSRSDTDAFGISELSATMVMEDEFNNTPVERGLTHELSPGLRTKGRCVTLTPLEGNICDTILDNRNIHKFNTNENYIENGDLSDENVKGDIVANKLASCSRERRLRKPTRRYIEEFADSKSENNKGRRKPPTKDKYLKVTSTEESNHIRHEVQMLTPRSELHCGTSVPVQSRSQRRHPKKHVPVSGFLSEDESSATECKNVYSSTKRCKKYDRRRHQKMWSLTEVMRLVDGIAEYGTGRWTQIKKHLFASSPHRTPIDLRDKWRNLLRASCVNIQNRKGIERKQSHASRPLPKSLLQRVYELANIYPYPKERSPKSVKATTPPMHLIESNSLSFNWGRKKYE, from the exons ATGGATCAAGAAGTGCATTTCTGCCAGAAGTTCACAAATATGAAATCTCATTGG GATCTTGATCAACTGCTGGATGATGCCAATGAAGTAGGGGAGTTCCATGCAACAAACAATCTGTCAAGTACAT ATGCCGAAGTTGCTGAAAATTCTTTCAGACAGAATAGAGGATTACAATTGGGAAACTCAAGTTCAGCGAGTAAATCTCAGGGACCAAGCAGGAGTGATACTGATGCTTTTGGTATATCAGAATTGTCGGCAACAATGGTAATGGAGGATGAATTCAATAATACACCTGTTGAGAGAGGTTTAACTCATGAGTTGTCCCCTGGTCTGAGGACCAAAGGTAGGTGTGTAACACTAACACCACTTGAAGGCAACATCTGTGATACAATACTTGATAATAGAAATATCCATAAGTTCAATACTAATGAAAACTATATAGAAAATGGCGATTTATCTGATGAAAATGTGAAGGGTGATATTGTGGCAAACAAACTTGCCAGTTGTTCAAGGGAGAGGAGATTGCGTAAGCCTACTCGAAGATACATTGAAGAATTTGCAGATTCAAAGTctgaaaataacaagggaagGAGAAAACCTCCTACAAAAGATAAATACCTGAAAGTGACGTCTACTGAAGAATCCAATCATATTAGACATGAGGTACAAATGTTGACGCCTAGAAGTGAATTGCATTGTGGTACGTCTGTTCCAGTGCAGTCTCGATCTCAAAGAAGACATCCAAAGAAGCACGTTCCAGTTTCA GGATTTCTATCTGAAGATGAATCTTCTGCAACTGAGTGTAAAAATGTTTATTCATCTActaaaagatgtaaaaagtaTGATAGGAGGAGGCACCAGAAGATGTGGAGCCTTACAGAAGTAATGCGATTAGTTGATGGAATCGCTGAATATGGAACTGGCCGCTGGACTCAAATAAAGAAGCACCTATTTGCATCTTCTCCTCATCGCACACCTATAGATCTCAGG GACAAATGGCGAAATCTTCTGAGAGCTAGCTGTGTTAACATACAGAACAGAAAAGGG ATTGAACGGAAGCAGTCACATGCTTCACGTCCGCTGCCAAAGTCCCTGCTCCAACGTGTTTATGAACTGGCCAATATATATCCGTACCCAAAGGAGCGCAGTCCAAAATCAGTCAAAGCAACTACACCTCCCATGCATCTTATTGAAAGTAACTCTTTGTCATTCAATTGGGGGCGGAAGAAGTATGAATGA
- the LOC120073047 gene encoding uncharacterized protein LOC120073047 isoform X6, whose protein sequence is MDQEVHFCQKFTNMKSHWDLDQLLDDANEVGEFHATNNLSNAEVAENSFRQNRGLQLGNSSSASKSQGPSRSDTDAFGISELSATMVMEDEFNNTPVERGLTHELSPGLRTKGRCVTLTPLEGNICDTILDNRNIHKFNTNENYIENGDLSDENVKGDIVANKLASCSRERRLRKPTRRYIEEFADSKSENNKGRRKPPTKDKYLKVTSTEESNHIRHEVQMLTPRSELHCGTSVPVQSRSQRRHPKKHVPVSGFLSEDESSATECKNVYSSTKRCKKYDRRRHQKMWSLTEVMRLVDGIAEYGTGRWTQIKKHLFASSPHRTPIDLRDKWRNLLRASCVNIQNRKGIERKQSHASRPLPKSLLQRVYELANIYPYPKERSPKSVKATTPPMHLIESNSLSFNWGRKKYE, encoded by the exons ATGGATCAAGAAGTGCATTTCTGCCAGAAGTTCACAAATATGAAATCTCATTGG GATCTTGATCAACTGCTGGATGATGCCAATGAAGTAGGGGAGTTCCATGCAACAAACAATCTGTCAA ATGCCGAAGTTGCTGAAAATTCTTTCAGACAGAATAGAGGATTACAATTGGGAAACTCAAGTTCAGCGAGTAAATCTCAGGGACCAAGCAGGAGTGATACTGATGCTTTTGGTATATCAGAATTGTCGGCAACAATGGTAATGGAGGATGAATTCAATAATACACCTGTTGAGAGAGGTTTAACTCATGAGTTGTCCCCTGGTCTGAGGACCAAAGGTAGGTGTGTAACACTAACACCACTTGAAGGCAACATCTGTGATACAATACTTGATAATAGAAATATCCATAAGTTCAATACTAATGAAAACTATATAGAAAATGGCGATTTATCTGATGAAAATGTGAAGGGTGATATTGTGGCAAACAAACTTGCCAGTTGTTCAAGGGAGAGGAGATTGCGTAAGCCTACTCGAAGATACATTGAAGAATTTGCAGATTCAAAGTctgaaaataacaagggaagGAGAAAACCTCCTACAAAAGATAAATACCTGAAAGTGACGTCTACTGAAGAATCCAATCATATTAGACATGAGGTACAAATGTTGACGCCTAGAAGTGAATTGCATTGTGGTACGTCTGTTCCAGTGCAGTCTCGATCTCAAAGAAGACATCCAAAGAAGCACGTTCCAGTTTCA GGATTTCTATCTGAAGATGAATCTTCTGCAACTGAGTGTAAAAATGTTTATTCATCTActaaaagatgtaaaaagtaTGATAGGAGGAGGCACCAGAAGATGTGGAGCCTTACAGAAGTAATGCGATTAGTTGATGGAATCGCTGAATATGGAACTGGCCGCTGGACTCAAATAAAGAAGCACCTATTTGCATCTTCTCCTCATCGCACACCTATAGATCTCAGG GACAAATGGCGAAATCTTCTGAGAGCTAGCTGTGTTAACATACAGAACAGAAAAGGG ATTGAACGGAAGCAGTCACATGCTTCACGTCCGCTGCCAAAGTCCCTGCTCCAACGTGTTTATGAACTGGCCAATATATATCCGTACCCAAAGGAGCGCAGTCCAAAATCAGTCAAAGCAACTACACCTCCCATGCATCTTATTGAAAGTAACTCTTTGTCATTCAATTGGGGGCGGAAGAAGTATGAATGA
- the LOC120073047 gene encoding uncharacterized protein LOC120073047 isoform X4, translating into MDQEVHFCQKFTNMKSHWVRVEGPFLPAPLNDSNEVEDLLVEPKSDHVLGNCLRVQDFSCDFGYGIQTNGEGGLDSNSKQGGEHELKFGDLDQLLDDANEVGEFHATNNLSSTYAEVAENSFRQNRGLQLGNSSSASKSQGPSRSDTDAFGISELSATMVMEDEFNNTPVERGLTHELSPGLRTKGSCSRERRLRKPTRRYIEEFADSKSENNKGRRKPPTKDKYLKVTSTEESNHIRHEVQMLTPRSELHCGTSVPVQSRSQRRHPKKHVPVSGFLSEDESSATECKNVYSSTKRCKKYDRRRHQKMWSLTEVMRLVDGIAEYGTGRWTQIKKHLFASSPHRTPIDLRDKWRNLLRASCVNIQNRKGIERKQSHASRPLPKSLLQRVYELANIYPYPKERSPKSVKATTPPMHLIESNSLSFNWGRKKYE; encoded by the exons ATGGATCAAGAAGTGCATTTCTGCCAGAAGTTCACAAATATGAAATCTCATTGG GTAAGAGTGGAGGGACCTTTTCTTCCTGCACCATTAAATGATTCAAATGAAGTTGAAGATTTACTTGTGGAGCCTAAAAGCGACCATGTTTTAGGAAATTGCTTGAGAGTTCAAGATTTCTCTTGCGACTTTGGCTATGGAATACAAACAAACGGGG AAGGTGGATTGGATTCTAATAGCAAGCAGGGAGGCGAACATGAACTTAAATTTGGA GATCTTGATCAACTGCTGGATGATGCCAATGAAGTAGGGGAGTTCCATGCAACAAACAATCTGTCAAGTACAT ATGCCGAAGTTGCTGAAAATTCTTTCAGACAGAATAGAGGATTACAATTGGGAAACTCAAGTTCAGCGAGTAAATCTCAGGGACCAAGCAGGAGTGATACTGATGCTTTTGGTATATCAGAATTGTCGGCAACAATGGTAATGGAGGATGAATTCAATAATACACCTGTTGAGAGAGGTTTAACTCATGAGTTGTCCCCTGGTCTGAGGACCAAAGGTAG TTGTTCAAGGGAGAGGAGATTGCGTAAGCCTACTCGAAGATACATTGAAGAATTTGCAGATTCAAAGTctgaaaataacaagggaagGAGAAAACCTCCTACAAAAGATAAATACCTGAAAGTGACGTCTACTGAAGAATCCAATCATATTAGACATGAGGTACAAATGTTGACGCCTAGAAGTGAATTGCATTGTGGTACGTCTGTTCCAGTGCAGTCTCGATCTCAAAGAAGACATCCAAAGAAGCACGTTCCAGTTTCA GGATTTCTATCTGAAGATGAATCTTCTGCAACTGAGTGTAAAAATGTTTATTCATCTActaaaagatgtaaaaagtaTGATAGGAGGAGGCACCAGAAGATGTGGAGCCTTACAGAAGTAATGCGATTAGTTGATGGAATCGCTGAATATGGAACTGGCCGCTGGACTCAAATAAAGAAGCACCTATTTGCATCTTCTCCTCATCGCACACCTATAGATCTCAGG GACAAATGGCGAAATCTTCTGAGAGCTAGCTGTGTTAACATACAGAACAGAAAAGGG ATTGAACGGAAGCAGTCACATGCTTCACGTCCGCTGCCAAAGTCCCTGCTCCAACGTGTTTATGAACTGGCCAATATATATCCGTACCCAAAGGAGCGCAGTCCAAAATCAGTCAAAGCAACTACACCTCCCATGCATCTTATTGAAAGTAACTCTTTGTCATTCAATTGGGGGCGGAAGAAGTATGAATGA
- the LOC120073047 gene encoding uncharacterized protein LOC120073047 isoform X2, with amino-acid sequence MHGQTIFIGNIPLVTSMVRVEGPFLPAPLNDSNEVEDLLVEPKSDHVLGNCLRVQDFSCDFGYGIQTNGEGGLDSNSKQGGEHELKFGDLDQLLDDANEVGEFHATNNLSSTYAEVAENSFRQNRGLQLGNSSSASKSQGPSRSDTDAFGISELSATMVMEDEFNNTPVERGLTHELSPGLRTKGRCVTLTPLEGNICDTILDNRNIHKFNTNENYIENGDLSDENVKGDIVANKLASCSRERRLRKPTRRYIEEFADSKSENNKGRRKPPTKDKYLKVTSTEESNHIRHEVQMLTPRSELHCGTSVPVQSRSQRRHPKKHVPVSGFLSEDESSATECKNVYSSTKRCKKYDRRRHQKMWSLTEVMRLVDGIAEYGTGRWTQIKKHLFASSPHRTPIDLRDKWRNLLRASCVNIQNRKGIERKQSHASRPLPKSLLQRVYELANIYPYPKERSPKSVKATTPPMHLIESNSLSFNWGRKKYE; translated from the exons ATGCATGGACAAACAATTTTTATTGGAAACATTCCTCTAGTGACTTCCATG GTAAGAGTGGAGGGACCTTTTCTTCCTGCACCATTAAATGATTCAAATGAAGTTGAAGATTTACTTGTGGAGCCTAAAAGCGACCATGTTTTAGGAAATTGCTTGAGAGTTCAAGATTTCTCTTGCGACTTTGGCTATGGAATACAAACAAACGGGG AAGGTGGATTGGATTCTAATAGCAAGCAGGGAGGCGAACATGAACTTAAATTTGGA GATCTTGATCAACTGCTGGATGATGCCAATGAAGTAGGGGAGTTCCATGCAACAAACAATCTGTCAAGTACAT ATGCCGAAGTTGCTGAAAATTCTTTCAGACAGAATAGAGGATTACAATTGGGAAACTCAAGTTCAGCGAGTAAATCTCAGGGACCAAGCAGGAGTGATACTGATGCTTTTGGTATATCAGAATTGTCGGCAACAATGGTAATGGAGGATGAATTCAATAATACACCTGTTGAGAGAGGTTTAACTCATGAGTTGTCCCCTGGTCTGAGGACCAAAGGTAGGTGTGTAACACTAACACCACTTGAAGGCAACATCTGTGATACAATACTTGATAATAGAAATATCCATAAGTTCAATACTAATGAAAACTATATAGAAAATGGCGATTTATCTGATGAAAATGTGAAGGGTGATATTGTGGCAAACAAACTTGCCAGTTGTTCAAGGGAGAGGAGATTGCGTAAGCCTACTCGAAGATACATTGAAGAATTTGCAGATTCAAAGTctgaaaataacaagggaagGAGAAAACCTCCTACAAAAGATAAATACCTGAAAGTGACGTCTACTGAAGAATCCAATCATATTAGACATGAGGTACAAATGTTGACGCCTAGAAGTGAATTGCATTGTGGTACGTCTGTTCCAGTGCAGTCTCGATCTCAAAGAAGACATCCAAAGAAGCACGTTCCAGTTTCA GGATTTCTATCTGAAGATGAATCTTCTGCAACTGAGTGTAAAAATGTTTATTCATCTActaaaagatgtaaaaagtaTGATAGGAGGAGGCACCAGAAGATGTGGAGCCTTACAGAAGTAATGCGATTAGTTGATGGAATCGCTGAATATGGAACTGGCCGCTGGACTCAAATAAAGAAGCACCTATTTGCATCTTCTCCTCATCGCACACCTATAGATCTCAGG GACAAATGGCGAAATCTTCTGAGAGCTAGCTGTGTTAACATACAGAACAGAAAAGGG ATTGAACGGAAGCAGTCACATGCTTCACGTCCGCTGCCAAAGTCCCTGCTCCAACGTGTTTATGAACTGGCCAATATATATCCGTACCCAAAGGAGCGCAGTCCAAAATCAGTCAAAGCAACTACACCTCCCATGCATCTTATTGAAAGTAACTCTTTGTCATTCAATTGGGGGCGGAAGAAGTATGAATGA
- the LOC120073047 gene encoding uncharacterized protein LOC120073047 isoform X7, producing the protein MEYKQTGDLDQLLDDANEVGEFHATNNLSSTYAEVAENSFRQNRGLQLGNSSSASKSQGPSRSDTDAFGISELSATMVMEDEFNNTPVERGLTHELSPGLRTKGRCVTLTPLEGNICDTILDNRNIHKFNTNENYIENGDLSDENVKGDIVANKLASCSRERRLRKPTRRYIEEFADSKSENNKGRRKPPTKDKYLKVTSTEESNHIRHEVQMLTPRSELHCGTSVPVQSRSQRRHPKKHVPVSGFLSEDESSATECKNVYSSTKRCKKYDRRRHQKMWSLTEVMRLVDGIAEYGTGRWTQIKKHLFASSPHRTPIDLRDKWRNLLRASCVNIQNRKGIERKQSHASRPLPKSLLQRVYELANIYPYPKERSPKSVKATTPPMHLIESNSLSFNWGRKKYE; encoded by the exons ATGGAATACAAACAAACGGGG GATCTTGATCAACTGCTGGATGATGCCAATGAAGTAGGGGAGTTCCATGCAACAAACAATCTGTCAAGTACAT ATGCCGAAGTTGCTGAAAATTCTTTCAGACAGAATAGAGGATTACAATTGGGAAACTCAAGTTCAGCGAGTAAATCTCAGGGACCAAGCAGGAGTGATACTGATGCTTTTGGTATATCAGAATTGTCGGCAACAATGGTAATGGAGGATGAATTCAATAATACACCTGTTGAGAGAGGTTTAACTCATGAGTTGTCCCCTGGTCTGAGGACCAAAGGTAGGTGTGTAACACTAACACCACTTGAAGGCAACATCTGTGATACAATACTTGATAATAGAAATATCCATAAGTTCAATACTAATGAAAACTATATAGAAAATGGCGATTTATCTGATGAAAATGTGAAGGGTGATATTGTGGCAAACAAACTTGCCAGTTGTTCAAGGGAGAGGAGATTGCGTAAGCCTACTCGAAGATACATTGAAGAATTTGCAGATTCAAAGTctgaaaataacaagggaagGAGAAAACCTCCTACAAAAGATAAATACCTGAAAGTGACGTCTACTGAAGAATCCAATCATATTAGACATGAGGTACAAATGTTGACGCCTAGAAGTGAATTGCATTGTGGTACGTCTGTTCCAGTGCAGTCTCGATCTCAAAGAAGACATCCAAAGAAGCACGTTCCAGTTTCA GGATTTCTATCTGAAGATGAATCTTCTGCAACTGAGTGTAAAAATGTTTATTCATCTActaaaagatgtaaaaagtaTGATAGGAGGAGGCACCAGAAGATGTGGAGCCTTACAGAAGTAATGCGATTAGTTGATGGAATCGCTGAATATGGAACTGGCCGCTGGACTCAAATAAAGAAGCACCTATTTGCATCTTCTCCTCATCGCACACCTATAGATCTCAGG GACAAATGGCGAAATCTTCTGAGAGCTAGCTGTGTTAACATACAGAACAGAAAAGGG ATTGAACGGAAGCAGTCACATGCTTCACGTCCGCTGCCAAAGTCCCTGCTCCAACGTGTTTATGAACTGGCCAATATATATCCGTACCCAAAGGAGCGCAGTCCAAAATCAGTCAAAGCAACTACACCTCCCATGCATCTTATTGAAAGTAACTCTTTGTCATTCAATTGGGGGCGGAAGAAGTATGAATGA
- the LOC120073047 gene encoding uncharacterized protein LOC120073047 isoform X8: MEYKQTGDLDQLLDDANEVGEFHATNNLSNAEVAENSFRQNRGLQLGNSSSASKSQGPSRSDTDAFGISELSATMVMEDEFNNTPVERGLTHELSPGLRTKGRCVTLTPLEGNICDTILDNRNIHKFNTNENYIENGDLSDENVKGDIVANKLASCSRERRLRKPTRRYIEEFADSKSENNKGRRKPPTKDKYLKVTSTEESNHIRHEVQMLTPRSELHCGTSVPVQSRSQRRHPKKHVPVSGFLSEDESSATECKNVYSSTKRCKKYDRRRHQKMWSLTEVMRLVDGIAEYGTGRWTQIKKHLFASSPHRTPIDLRDKWRNLLRASCVNIQNRKGIERKQSHASRPLPKSLLQRVYELANIYPYPKERSPKSVKATTPPMHLIESNSLSFNWGRKKYE, translated from the exons ATGGAATACAAACAAACGGGG GATCTTGATCAACTGCTGGATGATGCCAATGAAGTAGGGGAGTTCCATGCAACAAACAATCTGTCAA ATGCCGAAGTTGCTGAAAATTCTTTCAGACAGAATAGAGGATTACAATTGGGAAACTCAAGTTCAGCGAGTAAATCTCAGGGACCAAGCAGGAGTGATACTGATGCTTTTGGTATATCAGAATTGTCGGCAACAATGGTAATGGAGGATGAATTCAATAATACACCTGTTGAGAGAGGTTTAACTCATGAGTTGTCCCCTGGTCTGAGGACCAAAGGTAGGTGTGTAACACTAACACCACTTGAAGGCAACATCTGTGATACAATACTTGATAATAGAAATATCCATAAGTTCAATACTAATGAAAACTATATAGAAAATGGCGATTTATCTGATGAAAATGTGAAGGGTGATATTGTGGCAAACAAACTTGCCAGTTGTTCAAGGGAGAGGAGATTGCGTAAGCCTACTCGAAGATACATTGAAGAATTTGCAGATTCAAAGTctgaaaataacaagggaagGAGAAAACCTCCTACAAAAGATAAATACCTGAAAGTGACGTCTACTGAAGAATCCAATCATATTAGACATGAGGTACAAATGTTGACGCCTAGAAGTGAATTGCATTGTGGTACGTCTGTTCCAGTGCAGTCTCGATCTCAAAGAAGACATCCAAAGAAGCACGTTCCAGTTTCA GGATTTCTATCTGAAGATGAATCTTCTGCAACTGAGTGTAAAAATGTTTATTCATCTActaaaagatgtaaaaagtaTGATAGGAGGAGGCACCAGAAGATGTGGAGCCTTACAGAAGTAATGCGATTAGTTGATGGAATCGCTGAATATGGAACTGGCCGCTGGACTCAAATAAAGAAGCACCTATTTGCATCTTCTCCTCATCGCACACCTATAGATCTCAGG GACAAATGGCGAAATCTTCTGAGAGCTAGCTGTGTTAACATACAGAACAGAAAAGGG ATTGAACGGAAGCAGTCACATGCTTCACGTCCGCTGCCAAAGTCCCTGCTCCAACGTGTTTATGAACTGGCCAATATATATCCGTACCCAAAGGAGCGCAGTCCAAAATCAGTCAAAGCAACTACACCTCCCATGCATCTTATTGAAAGTAACTCTTTGTCATTCAATTGGGGGCGGAAGAAGTATGAATGA